The Methanobacteriaceae archaeon genome has a window encoding:
- the hemC gene encoding hydroxymethylbilane synthase — translation MIVGTRGSQLALTQTKQVCGWLEKITGQKIDLEIIKTKGDKITTSQLYNMDSKGLFTKELDIALLEEEVDFTVHSFKDLPTELNEDLEIVAVPKRESPNEVLISKKSWAELGPGSKLGTSSLRREAFCNHYEKEFELKPIRGNIETRIDKALNSDLDATIMAEAGIKRLNLAKYIKEVFPVNYITPPAGQGALAIITRKDSDKKEIIQKINDYVSMQEVFAEKMVLEELGVGCQWPIGAIARMNDKEFEIYSILLTKEGEILKEETQKGSIRNAVELGRRIGEHFQDYV, via the coding sequence ATGATTGTCGGAACACGTGGAAGTCAATTAGCATTAACCCAAACCAAACAGGTTTGCGGATGGTTAGAAAAAATAACTGGACAAAAAATTGACTTGGAAATAATTAAGACAAAAGGAGATAAAATTACAACATCACAATTGTACAATATGGATTCTAAGGGTTTATTTACTAAAGAATTAGATATTGCGCTTTTAGAAGAGGAAGTTGATTTTACAGTACATAGTTTTAAGGATTTGCCAACAGAACTAAATGAAGATTTAGAGATTGTTGCTGTACCAAAACGTGAATCCCCAAATGAAGTGTTAATCTCAAAAAAATCATGGGCAGAACTTGGACCTGGATCAAAGCTTGGAACAAGTAGCCTTAGAAGAGAAGCATTTTGCAATCATTATGAAAAAGAGTTTGAACTCAAACCAATCAGAGGAAACATTGAAACTAGAATTGACAAAGCACTCAACAGTGACTTGGATGCTACAATTATGGCAGAAGCGGGAATTAAAAGATTAAACCTTGCAAAATACATTAAAGAAGTATTTCCAGTTAATTATATTACCCCACCAGCAGGTCAAGGTGCTCTTGCAATCATTACAAGAAAAGACTCTGATAAAAAAGAAATCATTCAAAAGATAAATGATTACGTTTCAATGCAAGAAGTATTTGCTGAGAAAATGGTTCTAGAAGAACTTGGAGTAGGTTGTCAATGGCCTATCGGAGCTATTGCTCGTATGAATGATAAAGAATTTGAAATTTATTCAATATTATTAACTAAAGAGGGAGAAATCCTCAAAGAGGAAACCCAAAAAGGTTCTATCAGAAATGCAGTTGAACTTGGCAGACGCATTGGAGAACATTTTCAAGATTATGTTTAA
- a CDS encoding Gfo/Idh/MocA family oxidoreductase has translation MKTVNVGVIGVGAMGENHVRVYHKIEEANLMAVSDVSEKALKKIEKKYGAKGYTEYSALLENPEIEAVSVCVPTTFHHAVVMEAIKHGKHVLVEKPIAFTLQEAEEMIAAAKEAGVILATGHVERFNPAVQKAKELVEDGVIGDIVSAFAKRVGPLPPRIKDVGVSIDLAIHDLDIMNYLFEEEVTQVYGTMNSILDDCDFEDHAEIMVSFDNESTGIIEVNWLTPYKRRELELTGTAGIISVDYMKQSIEVYGKFAKDIQIKHEEPLKGELISFLNSVVNGTEPEITGEDGLKALKMVIAANKSSKEHKPISFDELY, from the coding sequence TTGAAAACTGTTAACGTAGGAGTTATAGGTGTAGGTGCAATGGGTGAAAACCACGTTCGTGTCTATCACAAAATAGAAGAAGCAAATTTGATGGCAGTAAGTGATGTAAGTGAAAAAGCACTTAAAAAAATCGAAAAGAAATATGGTGCTAAAGGATACACCGAATACAGTGCATTACTCGAAAACCCAGAAATTGAAGCTGTAAGTGTATGTGTTCCAACTACATTCCACCACGCAGTAGTAATGGAAGCAATCAAACATGGAAAACATGTTTTAGTTGAAAAACCAATTGCATTCACATTACAAGAAGCAGAAGAAATGATTGCAGCTGCTAAAGAAGCAGGAGTAATCCTTGCAACAGGACACGTTGAAAGATTCAACCCAGCTGTACAAAAAGCTAAAGAACTCGTTGAAGATGGAGTTATCGGAGATATTGTATCTGCATTTGCAAAAAGAGTAGGACCACTCCCACCAAGAATCAAAGACGTTGGTGTATCCATCGATTTAGCTATTCACGATTTAGACATTATGAATTACTTATTTGAAGAAGAAGTTACACAAGTTTACGGTACTATGAACAGTATCTTAGATGACTGTGACTTTGAAGACCATGCAGAAATTATGGTCAGCTTTGATAACGAATCAACCGGTATTATTGAAGTAAACTGGTTAACTCCATACAAACGTAGAGAATTAGAACTTACCGGTACTGCAGGAATCATCTCTGTAGATTACATGAAACAAAGTATCGAAGTTTACGGTAAATTTGCTAAAGATATTCAAATTAAACATGAAGAACCTTTAAAAGGAGAATTAATCTCATTTTTAAACTCAGTAGTCAATGGAACTGAACCAGAAATTACTGGTGAAGATGGATTAAAAGCTCTCAAAATGGTTATTGCTGCAAACAAATCCTCCAAAGAGCATAAACCAATTAGTTTTGATGAATTATACTAG
- a CDS encoding orotate phosphoribosyltransferase-like protein produces MKQKLIEKAQELRHHGFTTGEIADELNVSMDTARWLTLQKAEVKTDAPVDFAINWKSIGGNSTRLSYVSGALSDMALSHGEADTVVGIAVSGVPFATVMADFIEDMTGVDTSLAIFHPNKHRKDHDETDDEGAISTNFGSVEGKRVVIVDDVITSGKTVKEVIHTVKDLGGEPTCVTVLIDKAGLSEIEGVPVESLIKISRL; encoded by the coding sequence GTGAAACAAAAACTCATCGAAAAAGCACAAGAATTAAGACACCATGGATTTACCACTGGAGAAATTGCTGATGAACTTAACGTAAGTATGGATACAGCAAGATGGTTAACACTTCAAAAAGCAGAAGTAAAAACCGATGCACCAGTAGACTTTGCTATCAACTGGAAAAGCATTGGTGGAAATTCCACTCGTTTAAGCTACGTTTCAGGTGCTTTAAGTGACATGGCATTATCCCATGGAGAAGCAGATACTGTTGTAGGTATTGCAGTTAGTGGAGTTCCATTTGCAACTGTAATGGCTGATTTCATTGAAGATATGACTGGAGTAGATACTTCCTTAGCTATTTTCCACCCAAACAAACACAGAAAAGATCACGATGAAACCGATGACGAAGGTGCAATAAGTACCAACTTCGGTAGTGTTGAAGGAAAAAGAGTTGTTATTGTAGACGACGTTATTACCAGTGGAAAAACAGTAAAAGAAGTAATTCATACAGTAAAAGATTTAGGTGGAGAACCTACCTGTGTTACTGTATTAATTGACAAAGCAGGACTTTCTGAAATTGAAGGAGTGCCTGTTGAATCCTTAATTAAAATTAGTAGATTATAA